In Nonomuraea sp. NBC_00507, the following are encoded in one genomic region:
- the era gene encoding GTPase Era produces MTSPDSHRAGFACFVGRPNVGKSTLMNALVGTKVAITSSKPQTTRRAIRGIVHRPDAQLVIVDTPGLHRPRTLLGERLDSLVLSTLTEVDVIGFCVPANEPIGKGDRFIADKLSAVKKTPVVAVVTKCDLASKQQIAEQLLAVSQVAEFAAIVPVSAQAGDQLDVVADVLIEHLPESPPLYEGGQLTDEPEQVLVGELIREAALEGVRDELPHSIAVVVDEMLPREGRDDLLDIYAHLFVERPSQKAIIIGHKGERLREVGTKARTQIEALLGTRVYLDLRISVLKDWQRDPKQLRRLGFYD; encoded by the coding sequence GTGACTTCGCCAGACAGCCATCGCGCCGGATTCGCCTGCTTCGTGGGGAGGCCGAATGTTGGCAAGTCCACGCTGATGAACGCCCTGGTCGGGACCAAGGTCGCGATCACCTCGTCCAAGCCGCAGACCACCAGGCGGGCCATCAGGGGCATCGTGCACCGCCCCGACGCCCAGCTCGTCATCGTGGACACCCCGGGCCTGCACCGGCCGCGCACGCTGCTCGGCGAGCGGCTCGACAGCCTGGTGTTGTCGACGCTCACCGAGGTGGATGTGATCGGCTTCTGCGTGCCGGCCAACGAGCCGATCGGCAAGGGCGACCGGTTCATCGCCGACAAGCTGTCCGCGGTGAAGAAGACGCCCGTCGTGGCCGTGGTGACCAAGTGCGACCTGGCCTCCAAGCAGCAGATCGCCGAGCAGTTGCTGGCGGTGTCGCAGGTGGCGGAGTTCGCGGCGATCGTGCCGGTGTCGGCGCAGGCGGGCGACCAGCTCGACGTGGTGGCCGACGTGCTGATCGAGCACCTGCCGGAGTCGCCGCCGCTCTACGAGGGCGGGCAGCTCACCGATGAGCCGGAGCAGGTGCTGGTCGGGGAGCTGATCAGGGAGGCGGCGCTGGAGGGCGTGCGCGACGAGCTGCCGCACTCCATCGCCGTGGTCGTCGACGAGATGTTGCCCCGCGAGGGGCGTGACGACCTGCTGGACATCTACGCGCACCTGTTCGTGGAGCGGCCGTCGCAGAAGGCGATCATCATCGGGCACAAGGGGGAGCGGCTGCGGGAGGTGGGCACCAAGGCCCGCACCCAGATCGAGGCGCTGCTGGGCACGCGCGTCTATCTGGACCTGCGGATCAGCGTACTCAAGGACTGGCAGCGCGATCCCAAACAGCTGCGGCGGCTGGGTTTCTACGACTGA
- a CDS encoding NUDIX domain-containing protein, translated as MPMSPFLARLREKVGSDLLMLPSAAGYVFDDAGRLLVARHGDVGLWAAPGGGIDPDERPQDAVVRELKEELGIEIAVRGLIGVYGGPEFRTQYPNGHQCGYVIAVYGCALVSGVPEPDGVEINAYRWVTEGELAELRTTPWTPLVAPEAFTWWREHAR; from the coding sequence ATGCCGATGTCGCCGTTTCTGGCGAGGTTGCGGGAGAAGGTCGGCTCCGATTTGCTCATGCTGCCGTCGGCGGCCGGTTACGTGTTCGACGACGCGGGCCGGCTGCTGGTGGCCCGCCACGGCGATGTCGGGCTCTGGGCGGCGCCGGGCGGCGGCATCGACCCCGACGAGCGCCCGCAGGACGCCGTGGTCAGGGAGCTCAAGGAGGAGCTCGGCATCGAGATCGCGGTGCGCGGGCTGATCGGCGTCTACGGCGGCCCCGAGTTCCGCACGCAATATCCGAACGGCCACCAGTGCGGCTACGTCATCGCCGTCTACGGCTGCGCGCTCGTCTCGGGTGTGCCCGAGCCCGACGGAGTCGAGATCAACGCTTACCGATGGGTGACCGAGGGGGAGCTCGCCGAGCTGCGCACGACCCCGTGGACGCCGCTCGTGGCGCCCGAGGCGTTCACCTGGTGGCGTGAACACGCTCGTTGA
- a CDS encoding cytidine deaminase — translation MTLDPEDSKIITLARAARARNGTPEGAAVRDETGRTYSATNVALASLTLSAVQVAVAMAISSGARSLEAVALVTDGEPGPDDAAVAAELGVKSLLVAGPDGTLRG, via the coding sequence GTGACTCTCGATCCTGAAGACAGCAAGATCATCACGTTGGCGCGGGCGGCCAGGGCGCGTAACGGCACCCCCGAAGGGGCCGCCGTACGCGACGAGACCGGGCGCACCTACTCGGCGACCAACGTGGCCCTTGCCTCGCTCACCTTGTCGGCGGTGCAGGTTGCGGTGGCCATGGCGATCTCCAGCGGCGCGCGTTCCCTGGAGGCGGTCGCGCTCGTGACCGACGGCGAGCCGGGCCCCGACGACGCGGCCGTGGCCGCGGAGCTGGGCGTCAAGTCGCTGCTCGTGGCCGGTCCCGACGGCACCCTGCGGGGCTGA